In Oryzias melastigma strain HK-1 linkage group LG10, ASM292280v2, whole genome shotgun sequence, a single window of DNA contains:
- the ltc4s gene encoding leukotriene C4 synthase, translating into MMEDAVSLGAVTLLGVLEQAYFSLQVIYARRKFSVSPPDTGGPPEFQRVFRAQANCSEYFPIFITVLWLAGVFLSPGLASVCGLLYLHGRLRYFWGYSASAQGRLAPLYFSAKVLWVLIGLSAVGILLTSLRVYLNVDLLQELGSALSPL; encoded by the exons ATGATGGAGGACGCTGTCAGCCTCGGCGCCGTCACCCTGCTGGGAGTCCTGGAACAAG CTTACTTCTCCCTGCAGGTCATTTACGCTCGCAGGAAGTTCTCAGTCTCTCCTCCCGACACCGGCGGGCCCCCAGAGTTCCAGCGGGTCTTCAGAGCTCA GGCCAACTGCTCCGAGTACTTCCCCATCTTCATCACGGTGCTGTGGCTGGCTGGAGTCTTCCTCAGCCCAG GCCTGGCCTCCGTCTGCGGGCTGCTCTATCTGCACGGACGTCTGCGCTACTTCTGGGGATACTCTGCGTCTGCGCAGGGACG GCTGGCTCCGCTCTACTTCAGCGCCAAGGTTCTGTGGGTTCTGATCGGGCTCTCTGCGGTGGGGATTCTGCTGACGTCCCTCCGGGTCTACCTGAACGTGGACCTGCTGCAGGAGCTCGGTTCTGCCCTCAGCCCGCTCTGA
- the ccdc69 gene encoding coiled-coil domain-containing protein 69, producing the protein MGCSHSKKKGRKAERSRSGRRDEGQWASAHPDVCLEKQLERFEWQLKILKEVLSANGSLERAELLRQHTDEEVCVLVLSILDKVKTETTADLNVLHEQKSTCAAEEHDRRVRELQNKHQQEQSQLTETFQAAERVLKGKVLELEAELQVYNRLKARVEESTFKKDLQRNIQERGSPGAFWESEQESLLFVIEMKSERVQEQNRKLQQMNQLTEKNQTLEDQLVHVLQQNEDLTERVDNCQSLIQQLTREQLDLKGALERQVAVNQKLSQEKEQLMFKLRHRESRPGIHLPAMMQEITPR; encoded by the exons ATGGGCTGCAGTCACAGCAAG AAGAAAGGCAGGAAAGCAGAGAGGAGTCGGAGCGGCCGCAGAGATGAAG GTCAGTGGGCGTCGGCTCATCCGGATGTTTGTCTGGAGAAGCAGCTGGAGCGCTTTGAGTGGCAGCTGAAGATTTTAAAGGAAGTGCTGTCGGCCAATGGCAGCTTagagagggcggagcttctgagACAGCACACTGATGAGGAAGTGTGCGTTCTGGTCCTGAGCATCCTGGACAAG GTGAAGACGGAGACGACGGCCGACCTGAACGTCCTGCACGAGCAGAAGAGCACCTGTGCTGCTGAGGAGCACGACAGGCGAGTCCGAG agctgcagaacaAACACCAACAGGAGCAAAGCCAGCTGACGGAGACGTTCCAGGCAGCTGAACGTGTCCTGAAG GGTAAGGTGTTGgagctggaggcggagctacaGGTTTACAACCGCCTGAAGGCGCGAGTGGAAGAGTCCACCTTCAAGAAGGACCTGCAGAGGAACATCCAG GAGCGCGGCAGCCCAGGTGCATTCTGGGAGTCTGAGCAGGAGTCGCTGCTGTTTGTGATCGAGATGAAGAGCGAGCGCGTGCAGGAGCAGAacaggaagctgcagcagaTGAACCAGCTG ACGGAGAAGAACCAGACTCTGGAGGACCAGCTGGTCCACGTCCTGCAGCAGAACGAGGACCTGACGGAGCGGGTCGACAACTGCCAGAGCCTCATTCA GCAGCTGACCAGGGAGCAGCTGGACCTCAAGGGGGCGCTGGAGAGGCAGGTGGCAGTCAACCAGAAGCTTTCTCAGGAAAAGGAGCAGCTGATGTTCAAGCTGAGACACCGAGAGTCACGTCCCGGCATTCACCTGCCCGCCATGATGCAGGAGATCACCCCCCGATGA